The following DNA comes from Rhipicephalus microplus isolate Deutch F79 chromosome 6, USDA_Rmic, whole genome shotgun sequence.
TAGTACCAGCTACGACACACGCAGTGGACTGGCCACCCCCTTTCCTTGAAAAGCAAGCCCGCCTCCTTTCAATAAAACCTTAATGTGCGGCTCAATATGAGCATACCATCACAACATTTTTCACACCACTTTaaaacacaatgaaaaaaaaaaatgccatgcaATCCACACACTACCACTTGAAAGACATGTCCGACCCCACACAGTTCCTTCAGAAAAACTTCAGTCTTAGTCTCTCGCACTTTGATCCATACCGTTTCCGACACATTCCCACACAGTTCGTCCACTTTCACTCACAAAGGCTTGTATGCACAGGTGAGTTCAAAGCTAACATTGCAGGTGCAGGGTGCAGTTTCTCACACTTTGGCTGTTGCAGATGAGGCCACAGCTGGAGGCAGTGTCTTTAGCCACCGCAAGCCACCGGCCATGCAACCTTTCGGCAATGCCCGTTGCGGGAAGGCTTCTTTGCAGCATCTAATAATGCCCTTCAACGATGCACAAGGTCACACAGGATAGTTTCATTGCGTCACAGGCACCGTTGCTCCACCACCGCTCTGTCATCTCTTACACAACAGGCTAGTGCGACGGCTACGTAAGCACTGCTCGACTCGGTCACTACAAGCCTTTCACACTTTACGCCTTCTGTTCAAAACCACACTACGAAACCCTCTCCTGCGAGCTTGCGAGACAAGGGCAGTCTGCCTGCTGACATCTGCTTTAAACCCAGTATTACGACCCACCAATCTCAAACCTTTGTTAGCCTTTCATAGCCGATCCTCTATATAGCAGCACCCAGACACTCGCAGCTACTTCCAAGTCCGTCACGAAATTCAGCCTCTTTGGCGAACTAAAAGTCTTACACGCTTGGAGTCAGCCGGCTACCTTTTCTTTTCCAGCACCGTTCCTTCAGATCGCCCCCTTTCCACTTCCGTCGTGTGCGTCATAAGCATGAACCCAATCCCCCAACCCTCTGCGTATGAACGCCTCTCCGTCTCATACTCCCTTCCCACCTACCCTCCCCTTCCCAGTCACCCCCTCCTTTGCCACGGCCTCACTCGTGCTTTTTGACCCCGTTGGAGCCATTCATGTCGGAGAACGTGACGTCCGAGATGGGTTTGATCACGTCCCCAGAGCCGTCGAGTACGGGCATGGCAGCCCCTTTCCTCTTGATGCGGGCGTAGGGACCGATGTCGGGGTCCATGATAAAGTCGTACAGGACCTTGACCCAAGAGTTGTGCTGGGGCAGGTCGTCGTAAAACTCTGCGGCGATCTTTTTAACCTGGAAGAAAACGGGAAGATTGTGTGATGCAGAGACGTGATTGAAATCTGATTACAAAAGCTAAACTAGATTGAagcccgagaaaaaaaaaagatatgtagTGTTGCCATAGTTTCACAGTGGCTTCACCACTGTAAAACCTCGGTAACTGTGTAGGACGTCCCACTACTCTATTTACCAAACTGCCAATGACATTCATGTTTGAAGAACGTGTGCATGGTTTCTCTGGCATGTTGAAAATTCTGGTAGGAAGATTCAGAAACTTGGTGTGCGACATGTGCACTATTTTTTGCTGCGCTTTATCAACTTCCTGCTTGTTAGAGCAGCAGAGATATACACGGTCTCCAACGAGTTCCGTCAGGTTGTTTCATCTTTCAGATGTAGCACCAGAACTGGAAGGAGCAATCAAGTGCTTGGCAAGGCAGTGGTGCCCTCTCCTGTGTGGTGCAGAAGTCATCTGCATCTTTCCGAAGTGTTTCTGGCAATTTTTACTTAAGTATTGCGATTAGCTGAAGGTAATTTCTGTTAGTTACATACATAGGTCCCCCTGCCCCCTTGTGAACACGCATGtggttatatatatttatatcttGGTAGTTTATTTTAACCCAGTTTTGAGCATTGCCAGCCTTGTTTTAGGCCTGTATTGAGCACTTGATTGAGAGTGTTATAATTCCATGTGAAATCTATAGACGAGAAGCTGGGCCCCTAGAGTGCTTTGCACTTAAAAACGGGACAGAGTGCTTACTAGCCACAGAAAGTTTACTACTCGGTGGAGCTGTTTAAAACCGAGGTAGATCCCTGGGATCCGTACTTTCTAGCGCAACTGCAAGAGTGAAGCCTGATGAGGGGGAGAGCATGGGTAAAGGTAAAGTGTAGTGAGCTAAGCCTGATAAAAGACAGCGGCGTGTGAGACTGGGTAGATAGGAGGCGGGCAAAGGCGAAGCTATGGTGGGAGCAGAGTGGGTAGTGTGGAGACAAGGAGAATGAGGACAAAGTAGCGCGACTGGTCGTGCTGGTGAAAATAACAGACCAATGGTAGCACGCGCTTGAGCACAGGTGTTGATGGTGAGAGAGAAGGGTACAACAAGCATTGGCGAAAGCAGAGGAGAGGCATGCTGGTGCTACCAGCAGTACTCTTGAATCACATATTTTATATTTCGACAGAAACATTCTTATACATGTATGGAACTATAGAATAAATGTTAGTTACTATAAAGCAGAGCATAATTCAATgaataacaacaaaaaagaaacaattacATAAAACCTTGAAAATTGGAACTTTTGAAAATTAAGAGTACTCAATCATATGACAAAAAAATATGCAAACAAGGAATTGTACGGCATTACACACGAGTGGCTGACATGTTATATATTCCAGTTGCACATCTCTAATCACTAACTTATACAAACATGCCCAAATGGCAGTCATCAGTAAAAACAAAAATCTTGTGGCCACACACTCTGTGCACTCACCAGTGGCAACTTGGAGCCCGGCACGGCGGGGAAGTCGTGGTGCTCCATGTGGTAGCCGACATTGAAGGTGAGCCAGTTGAGGCAGCCGTAGTAGGAGTACGTCTCGAAGCCCTTCTTGAACATGTAGTGCTCGGAAATAAAATGGCCGGCCACCGGGTGCAGGCCCATGGCCAGCAGGGACCCGCCAATCATGTAGAAGAGAACTTTGCCTCCTGCACATTGTGAGAGGGCCTCAGCAGAGGACCGAGTTTGCTTCAATAAAAAATAAGGAACCTTTCACAGGCTGTTGCTGTATTCTTACAAACTGATTGAATCTTAGCTTTTATATTTAACAAGGATGCTTAATCAAGGGAAAGTTATATTAACATTCAATAGTGAACCACGAAAAGCACGTCGATGTGCGATCATTTAGACATATTTCTTGAATTCGCACAAACTTGTTTGCTAATCCTCGTCTTTCTTTAATGCAACATTGCACAGCTGTGGTTCGACAGCCATCTCAGTGTAAGCCGACACGTTCCGGAATACATGCACCTATGGCTTAACAAAAGACTTTTGCCGCCAACACAAATCAAGAAAAAACATCAAGGCAGGATAGCACGATGCCAACCTCCTTTTCAAACAATGTCCAATGACCCTTGCATGGCTTACAGCACAAGCGATGACGCTAACTAGGGTGGTGCTGGGTTGAAACAGAAATGGAAAACACAAAAGGGACAAAAAATAGTATGCACTACTTTGCCTGAAGAAAGGTCTGGCGCTCAATCctgtcttcctcttttcgttTCCTTAGTTTTCAGGTTTGACCACTTCATGTACGCGACGCACCAACTTCCCCAACATTGCTAAAGCACGTCGGGCTACAAGCGAGAGTGATGAACTACATCGTTTGCCGGCTTTACAGACAATGTGCCTGGGTGCGATATAACAAGGAATACTGTTCGAGCTCTGCTCACCAAAGAGACCCAACATGCAGTACACTCTGCGAAAAGTTGTTGAGCTCACCGCAGAAATAGTAGACGAGGCAGTCGAACGAGATCTGAATCACGCTGTTGAGCACCTCCAGACCAGTGACAGGCTTGGGAAAGGCAAACACGGGCCTGAGCGCGTAGAAGAGTGGCTGTAGAATCACCCAGAGCAGCTTCGTGCCTGTGTGGCAGAAAAGCTTGGCCTCCAGCTCGGTGGGGAGGTCAGCGTCGATTGTGTCGATGCCCTGTGCACAGACAGAAAGACGAAAGTATATGTAAGTGGAGGACATAGAAGATGAAGTTACacatgattaattgattgatttgtggagtttaacgtctcaaaaccagcatatgattatgagagatgccgtagtggaggctccgggaatttcgaccacctggggttctttaacgtgcacccaaatccgagtacacgggcctccaacatttccacctccgtcgGAGTTACGCATGGCGGATGACAGACGAGTTACCGCACACCCTTGTGTAacggccgcacttttttttttccgcgatgTTAATGGGGTGGGGCCCTTCCACGAATGTGTGAAACTTGTGTTCAATTTTTTATCCATATACAAAAAAACCTATTTAAATGTGCCATATAGACCCCCACGATGGGACATCCGGTGTCTTACAGTAGACATCCTCACTAGATGTCTTCATCGGTATGTGCCTTATAAGAAATGCGCCGTACGGGATATGCCACGATGCGAACATTTGCTGGAgagattttttttctcaaaatttgTTCTGTTAAGTTGGGGGGAGCGGCCCTTACACGAGCAAAGCCCTTAGCCGAGTGTATACGGTATGTTTGCACGCTACAGATGCTTGTATGCCGTGGCTGTACTTTTATGATGCAAGCAACATCGATGGCTACTGACCATGATGTCAGTAAAAACAGCCTTAGTGAGTGGCTGGTTGTAACCTGCATGTCAATGTGCCGTAGCTTCCGCAACACAGCAGGAAGTGCACAGCCACTTCCTATCTTGTGTATGATTTGATGCCAATGTACAGAAACGTGACTTTGATAAATCAGGTGACAATATGTGTTCCAGTAAGTGTGCAGTAAATGGAGAGTCTGCCACATGTCAGATGAATAGGCCAATCTTGTAAACACACCGTGCCATGACAAATTGCTTTCCTGCTGTGCTATAAGGGGCAGCTCCAGAATTTTTCGCCGGGGAGGCACCCATTAGCCCAGCCACTGTGGGCAGGAGGATATTTTCGGGGGTAGTGAATGCCTCCCATGCATCCCCTGGTGCTGCTGCTTAATGCTATGCACATTAAATCCAGCCAGGGTTCTCCCCGCTGGCGGTCACGGTGGTTTCGGCACCCACTACTCAAGCAGATCAGCCACCGTTTCGACTACCCACCCACAACCGCCCACTTCTTCGAATTCAAGTTTACAGTACCTGAGAAAAACCTTCTGTTGCCACAGAGTACAGCTGACATGATTTCCAGACTCTGTAGGCCTCTGAAATATCGCCCGAGGTGTCGAGTAGTATGAAAAAGACTAATGCATTCTTTGGATTGACACAGtatacaagccactgcagcgcatTCACCACTACATTAGGCTTTATGTAGAATGCATAAAACATTCATCATTACAAAGTTTGAACGATTAATTTATTTCAAGCGGGTATAAGTTGCCGCTGTTTTACTGCCAGACACTGTGGGCGCTAACCTGCATAATTGTGTCTTGTGACAGTGGCCCCCTTCCAGTGCTTCCGTGCGTAGTAAACCTGCATTGCGGCAAAACCGACTTTTGGGAACTGCTGAAAAAGCGAAATAGCACACGAGAGCGCCGACTCTAAGCTGAAATATACCTCATACGGCAGCGGCCGTGAATTCAAATAATGCACTTTCGGGTCCTGCAATTAGAGCAAAAAGCGCGGAAAGCCACGTATACCAAAAAGCTTCAGTGAAAATTTCAGACGTGCCGCACGTCGTCATAGCGACGGGCATGTGCCGTGTCGGTTCGTCCTCCTCCCCCTTGAACCCCTCCCCATCGCTTGGAGATAGGCGCGAGCCAGCGGCCACGAGCCCTCAAATATTGACACGTGACCCCAGCGCTgacgatatgatcatgagggacgccatagtggagggctccaagaaTTTCGAACATCCGGCATCCTTCAATGTGCACCAACGTCGCACAGTGCGCGGGCCTCTAGCATTCCGCCCCCATCGAAATGCATCTGCCGCGGCCGAGATCGAACG
Coding sequences within:
- the ifc gene encoding delta4-sphingolipid-FADS-like protein ifc → MGAHVSRTDFEWVYSDEPHATRRKVILKKYPQIKELMVTDPWFKWQIVGMVTLQLIMFWLLRDASWFTIVVLAYCFGGVINHALMLGIHEIAHNQAFGQGKGLPNRLFGMFTNLPVGIPASISFRKYHLEHHRYQGIDTIDADLPTELEAKLFCHTGTKLLWVILQPLFYALRPVFAFPKPVTGLEVLNSVIQISFDCLVYYFCGGKVLFYMIGGSLLAMGLHPVAGHFISEHYMFKKGFETYSYYGCLNWLTFNVGYHMEHHDFPAVPGSKLPLVKKIAAEFYDDLPQHNSWVKVLYDFIMDPDIGPYARIKRKGAAMPVLDGSGDVIKPISDVTFSDMNGSNGVKKHE